The following coding sequences lie in one Primulina huaijiensis isolate GDHJ02 chromosome 2, ASM1229523v2, whole genome shotgun sequence genomic window:
- the LOC140966466 gene encoding spliceosome-associated protein 130 A translates to MYLYSLTLQQATGIICAINGSFSGGKSQEIVVARGKVLDLLRPDDNGKLQSLLSVEIFGAIRSLAQFRLTGAQKDYIVVGSDSGRIVILEYNKEKNTFDKIHQETFGKSGCRRIVPGQYVAIDPKGRAVMIGACEKQKLVYVLNRDTVARLTISSPLEAHKSHTICYSICGVDCGFENPIFAAIELDYSEADQDPTGQAASEAQKNLTFYELDLGLNHVSRKWSEQVDNGANMLVTVPGGGDGPSGVLVCAENFVIYKNQGHPDVRAVIPRREDLPAERGVLIVSAAMHKQKSMFFFLLQTEYGDMFKVTLDHENDRVKELKIKYFDTIPVTSSLCVLKSGFLFAASEFGNHALYQFQAIGDDPDVGASSATLMETEEGFQPVFFQPRKLKNLLRIDQIESLMPMMDMKVNNLFEEETPQIFSLCGRGPRSSLRVLRPGLAISEMAVSQLPGVPSAVWTVKKNVNDEFDAYIVVSFANATLVLSIGETVEEVSDSGFLDTTPSLAVSLIGDDSLMQVHPSGIRHIREDGRINEWRTPGKRTIVKVGSNRLQVVIALSGGEIIYFEVDMTGQLMEVEKHEMSGDVACLDISPIPEGRQRSRFLAVGSYDNTIRILSLDPDDCMQILSLHSVSSPPESLLFLEVQASTGGDDGADHPASLFLNAGLQNGVLFRTVVDMVTGQLSDARSRFLGLRAPKLFSIIVRGRRAMLCLSSRPWLGYIHQGHFLLTPLSYETLEYAASFSSDQCAEGVVAVAGDALRIFTVERLGESFNETAIPLRYTPRKFVVQPKRKLLVIIESDQGAFTAEEREAAKKESFESSGVGENGNIEQMENGDDEENSDPLSDEQYGYPKAESGKWVSCIRVLDPRSALTTCLLELQNNEAAFSMCSVNFHDKEYGTLLAVGTAKGLQFWPKRSFEAGYIHIYRLKEDGKVLELLHKTQVDGVPLALCQFQGRLLAGIGPVLRLYDLGKRRLLRKCENKLFPNTITSIQTYRDRIYVGDMQESFHYCKYRRDENQLYVFADDTVPRWLTAAQHIDFDTVAGADKFGNIYFVRLPQDVSDEIEEDPTGGKIKWEQGKLNGAPNKVEEIVQFHVGDVVTCLQKASLIPGGGECIIYGTVMGGLGAFLPFTSRDDVDFFSHLEMHMRQEHPPLCGRDHIAYRSSYFPVKDVIDGDLCEQFPTLPMDMQRKIADELDRTPGEILKKLEEIRNKII, encoded by the exons ATGTACCTGTACAGCCTAACCCTTCAACAAGCTACAGGAATAATCTGTGCCATCAATGGAAGCTTCTCTGGAGGGAAATCACAAGAAATTGTTGTGGCGCGTGGGAAAGTACTCGACCTCCTGCGGCCTGACGACAATGGTAAGCTACAGTCTCTTCTATCTGTTGAAATTTTTGGCGCTATTCGCTCTTTAGCTCAGTTTCGCCTCACTGGAGCGCAAAAAGATTACATTGTCGTTGGCTCTGATTCTGGTCGCATCGTAATCCTTGAATACAACAAAGAGAAGAACACATTTGATAAAATCCATCAAGAAACTTTTGGAAAGTCTGGGTGCCGTAGAATTGTCCCGGGTCAGTATGTGGCCATTGACCCTAAAGGTAGAGCTGTAATGATTGGTGCTTGTGAGAAGCAGAAGCTTGTTTATGTTTTGAATAGGGACACAGTAGCTAGATTGACTATCTCATCGCCTCTTGAGGCACATAAGAGCCACACTATTTGTTATTCCATTTGTGGGGTGGATTGTGGGTTTGAAAACCCAATTTTTGCTGCTATAGAATTGGACTATTCCGAGGCTGACCAGGACCCCACAGGTCAAGCGGCCAGCGAAGCGCAGAAGAATTTGACCTTTTATGAATTGGATTTGGGTCTTAACCATGTTTCGAGGAAATGGTCTGAACAGGTTGATAATGGTGCTAATATGCTTGTCACAGTGCCTGGTGGTGGGGATGGGCCGAGTGGTGTTCTTGTGTGTGCAGAAAATTTTGTCATATATAAGAATCAAGGGCATCCAGATGTCCGAGCAGTGATTCCGAGGCGTGAGGACTTACCGGCTGAGCGTGGGGTTTTGATTGTCTCAGCTGCTATGCATAAGCAGAAATCCATGTTTTTCTTCCTCTTGCAAACGGAGTATGGGGATATGTTTAAAGTGACATTGGACCATGAGAATGATAGAGTGAAAGAGttgaagataaaatattttgatactATTCCTGTCACATCATCTTTGTGCGTCTTGAAGTCAGGGTTTCTATTTGCTGCATCAGAGTTTGGGAACCATGCCTTGTATCAGTTTCAGGCGATAGGAGATGATCCAGATGTGGGGGCCTCATCAGCTACACTgatggaaacagaagaaggttTCCAGCCTGTGTTTTTCCAGCCTAGAAAACTGAAGAATCTACTTAGGATAGACCAAATTGAGAGTCTGATGCCAATGATGGATATGAAAGTCAATAATCTATTTGAGGAAGAAACTCCTCAGATATTTTCACTTTGTGGGCGGGGTCCTCGTTCATCACTCCGTGTGTTGAGACCTGGTTTGGCTATTAGTGAAATGGCAGTATCACAGTTACCTGGTGTTCCAAGTGCTGTCTGGACTGTCAAAAAGAATGTCAACGATGAATTTGATGCCTATATTGTTGTTTCTTTTGCAAATGCCACTCTTGTGCTTTCCATTGGTGAGACTGTTGAAGAAGTAAGCGACAGTGGGTTTCTTGATACAACACCTTCTCTTGCTGTTTCTTTGATTGGCGACGATTCTTTGATGCAAGTGCATCCCAGTGGTATTAGGCATATCAGGGAAGATGGGCGTATTAATGAGTGGAGAACTCCAGGAAAGAGAACAATTGTTAAGGTTGGGTCTAACAGACTTCAGGTTGTCATTGCACTGAGTGGAGgggaaattatatattttgaagttGATATGACTGGTCAGTTGATGGAGGTTGAGAAGCATGAAATGTCAGGTGATGTTGCCTGTTTGGATATTTCTCCTATCCCTGAGGGAAGACAGAGATCACGCTTTCTTGCTGTTGGATCTTATGATAACACTATTCGCATTTTGTCTTTGGATCCTGATGACTGTATGCAAATACTAAGTCTGCATAGTGTTTCATCACCTCCGGAATCTCTCCTATTTCTTGAAGTTCAGGCTTCTACTGGAGGTGATGATGGGGCTGACCACCCTGCAAGCCTCTTTTTGAATGCTGGTCTACAAAATGGGGTTTTATTCAGGACAGTAGTAGATATGGTGACTGGACAGCTATCAGATGCCCGATCTCGGTTCTTAGGACTCAGAGCACCAAAGCTGTTTTCTATTATTGTGAGAGGACGGAGAGCTATGCTTTGCTTGTCAAGTAGACCTTGGCTAGGTTATATACACCAAGGACATTTCCTTCTCACACCATTGTCATATGAGACTCTCGAATACGCTGCTTCATTTTCATCAGATCAGTGTGCGGAAGGTGTTGTTGCTGTTGCTGGGGATGCATTAAGGATTTTTACTGTTGAAAGACTAGGAGAATCTTTTAATGAGACAGCTATACCTTTGAGGTATACTCCTAGGAAATTTGTAGTTCAACCCAAGAGGAAGCTGTTGGTAATAATTGAGAGCGATCAGGGAGCATTCACTGCAGAAGAGCGTGAAGCTGCAAAAAAGGAGTCCTTTGAGTCTTCCGGAGTGGGGGAAAATGGAAACATTGAGCAGATGGAGAATGGTGATGATGAGGAAAACAGTGATCCGCTTTCTGATGAGCAGTATGGTTATCCAAAAGCGGAGTCTGGAAAGTGGGTTTCTTGCATTAGAGTTCTGGATCCTAGGTCAGCTTTAACAACCTGTCTGCTAGAGCTTCAGAATAATGAAGCTGCGTTCAGCATGTGCTCTGTGAATTTCCACGATAAGGAGTATGGAACACTTTTGGCTGTTGGAACAGCAAAAGGTCTTCAATTTTGGCCCAAAAGATCCTTTGAGGCTGGATATATTCACATATATAGGCTTAAAGAAGATGGAAAAGTCCTTGAGCTTTTGCACAAGACACAAGTGGACGGTGTACCTCTTGCATTATGCCAATTCCAAGGAAGATTGCTTGCTGGGATTGGTCCTGTGCTTAGATTGTATGATTTGGGGAAAAGAAGGTTGCTTAGAAAGTGTGAGAATAAATTGTTCCCCAACACAATCACTTCCATCCAAACCTATCGGGATCGAATTTATGTCGGGGACATGCAAGAg TCGTTTCACTACTGCAAGTACAGACGTGATGAAAATCAGTTATATGTATTTGCTGATGACACTGTTCCAAGGTGGCTTACTGCTGCTCAGCATATCGACTTCGACACTGTGGCTGGTGCAGACAAATTTGGAAATATCTACTTTGTCCGATTGCCACAGGATGTGTCAGATGAGATTGAAGAAGACCCCACTGGTGGTAAGATAAAGTGGGAGCAGGGGAAGTTGAATGGAGCACCGAACAAAGTAGAGGAAATAGTTCAATTTCATGTTGGTGATGTGGTCACTTGCTTGCAGAAAGCATCTCTGATTCCTGGAGGTGGAGAGTGCATCATCTATGGGACTGTAATGGGTGGTTTGGGGGCATTCCTTCCATTTACTTCACGTGATGATGTTGACTTCTTCTCTCATCTTGAGATGCACATGCGGCAGGAGCACCCACCTTTGTGTGGCAGAGATCATATTGCCTACAGATCATCCTATTTTCCCGTGAAG GATGTTATAGACGGAGATTTGTGCGAACAATTTCCAACCTTGCCCATGGATATGCAACGTAAAATTGCCGATGAGCTGGATAGAACTCCGGGGGAGATTTTAAAGAAACTGGaagaaataagaaataaaatcaTCTGA